A portion of the Meriones unguiculatus strain TT.TT164.6M chromosome 11, Bangor_MerUng_6.1, whole genome shotgun sequence genome contains these proteins:
- the Mpg gene encoding DNA-3-methyladenine glycosylase isoform X2: MRARRGTGLSARLGRGAPKPVSVTLALDTDRPPFPGRARRPGNARAGSRVTGYPEAGQMPVPLSRKIGQKKQRLAESEQQQTPKESPPLSVGLQRSIYFSSPEDHPARLGPEFFDQPAVTLARAFLGQVLVRRLADGTELRGRIVETEAYLGPEDEAAHSRGGRQTARNRGMFMKPGTLYVYIIYGMYFCLNVSSQERGDRSLLGQNQPCCVAELRKQPEMKKLEEEGEERRTMSHASTCTPKEKLSCPQSELWVNENSLHTGSSTSEPPS; the protein is encoded by the exons ATGCGCGCGCGCCGAGGAACTGGGCTGAGTGCGCGCCTGGGCAGAGGGGCCCCAAAACCGGTGTCCGTGACCCTGGCCCTTGACACCGACCGGCCTCCGTTTCCTGGACGAGCCCGCCGCCCAGGGAATGCCAGAGCAGGATCCCGAGTGACCGGATATCCTGAGGCCGGCCAGATGCCAGTGCCG CTTTCCCGAAAGATCGGGCAGAAGAAGCAGCGACTAGCAGAATCAGAGCAGCAGCAGACCCCTAAAGAGAGCCCACCTTTGAGTGTGGGCCTCCAACGGAGCATCTACTTCTCTAGCCCAGAGGACCACCCTGCCCGGCTAGGACCAGAGTTTTTTGACCAGCCAGCAGTCACCCTGGCCCGTGCATTTCTGGGACAG GTCCTTGTCCGGAGACTCGCTGATGGAACAGAACTCCGTGGGCGCATTGTGGAGACCGAAGCATACTTGGGGCCAGAGGATGAAGCTGCTCACTCGAGGGGTGGCCGGCAGACCGCTCGTAACCGTGGCATGTTCATGAAACCTGGGACCCTGTATGTGTACATCATCTATGGCATGTACTTCTGCTTGAATGTCTCCAGCCAAG agagAGGTGACAGAAGCCTTCTTGGACAGAACCAACCTTGCTGTGTGGCTGAACTAAGGAAACAACCAGAAATG AAAAAgctggaagaggaaggggaggagagaagaacaATGAGCCATGCCTCCACCTGCACACCAAAAGAGAAACTGTCATGTCCACAGTCGGAGCTCTGGGTCAATGAAAACTCCCTGCACACTGGTTCTTCTACCTCAGAGCCTCCTTCCTGA
- the Mpg gene encoding DNA-3-methyladenine glycosylase isoform X1 gives MRARRGTGLSARLGRGAPKPVSVTLALDTDRPPFPGRARRPGNARAGSRVTGYPEAGQMPVPLSRKIGQKKQRLAESEQQQTPKESPPLSVGLQRSIYFSSPEDHPARLGPEFFDQPAVTLARAFLGQVLVRRLADGTELRGRIVETEAYLGPEDEAAHSRGGRQTARNRGMFMKPGTLYVYIIYGMYFCLNVSSQGAGACVLLRALEPLEGLETMRQLRNTLRKSTVGRSLKDRELCSGPSKLCQALAIDKTFDQRDLAQDEAVWLEHGSLEPSSTAVVAAARIGIGYAGEWTQKPLRFYVQGSPWVSVVDRVAEQMLSAQQTACPDGLNCLNVE, from the exons ATGCGCGCGCGCCGAGGAACTGGGCTGAGTGCGCGCCTGGGCAGAGGGGCCCCAAAACCGGTGTCCGTGACCCTGGCCCTTGACACCGACCGGCCTCCGTTTCCTGGACGAGCCCGCCGCCCAGGGAATGCCAGAGCAGGATCCCGAGTGACCGGATATCCTGAGGCCGGCCAGATGCCAGTGCCG CTTTCCCGAAAGATCGGGCAGAAGAAGCAGCGACTAGCAGAATCAGAGCAGCAGCAGACCCCTAAAGAGAGCCCACCTTTGAGTGTGGGCCTCCAACGGAGCATCTACTTCTCTAGCCCAGAGGACCACCCTGCCCGGCTAGGACCAGAGTTTTTTGACCAGCCAGCAGTCACCCTGGCCCGTGCATTTCTGGGACAG GTCCTTGTCCGGAGACTCGCTGATGGAACAGAACTCCGTGGGCGCATTGTGGAGACCGAAGCATACTTGGGGCCAGAGGATGAAGCTGCTCACTCGAGGGGTGGCCGGCAGACCGCTCGTAACCGTGGCATGTTCATGAAACCTGGGACCCTGTATGTGTACATCATCTATGGCATGTACTTCTGCTTGAATGTCTCCAGCCAAG GGGCTGGGGCTTGTGTCCTGCTAAGAGCGCTAGAGCCCCTGGAGGGCCTGGAGACCATGCGGCAGCTTCGTAACACCCTCCGGAAAAGCACTGTCGGCCGTTCCCTCAAGGACCGTGAGCTCTGTAGTGGTCCCTCCAAGCTGTGCCAGGCCCTAGCCATTGATAAGACCTTTGACCAGCGAGACCTGGCCCAAGATGAGGCCGTGTGGCTGGAGCATGGCTCTCTTGAGCCCAGCAGCACCGCTGTGGTGGCAGCAGCCCGCATAGGCATCGGTTATGCAGGGGAGTGGACCCAGAAACCCCTGCGCTTCTATGTCCAGGGCAGCCCATGGGTCAGTGTGGTAGACAGAGTAGCTGAACAGATGTTATCAGCTCAACAAACAGCCTGCCCTGATGGGCTTAATTGTTTAAACGTGgaataa
- the Nprl3 gene encoding GATOR1 complex protein NPRL3 isoform X3 yields the protein MADANEGPQSPFHHILPKCKLARDLKEAYDSLCTSGVVRLHINSWLEVSFCLPHKIHYAASSLIPPEAIEWSLKAIRPYHALLLLSDEKSLLSELPIDCSPALVRVIKTTSAVKNLQQLAQDADLALLQVFQLAAHLVYWGKAVIIYPLCENNVYVLSPNASVCLYSPLAEQFSRQFPSHDLPSVLAKFSLPVSLSEFRSPLAPPAQETQLIQMVVWMLQRRLLIQLHTYVCLMASPSEEEPRLREDDVPFTARVGGRSLSTPNALSFGSPTSSDDMTLTSPSMDNSSAELLPSGDSPLNKRMTENLLASLSEHERAAILSVPAAQNPEDLRMFARLLHYFRGRHHLEEIMYNENTRRSQLLMLFDKFRSVLVVTTHEDPVIAVFQALLT from the exons ATGGCTGATG CAAATGAAGGTCCTCAGTCCCCGTTCCACCACATCCTGCCCAAATGCAAGTTGGCTAGGGACCTCAAAGAAGCTTATGACAG CCTGTGCACATCTGGTGTGGTGCGCCTTCACATTAACAGCTGGCTGGAAGTGAGCTTCTGTCTGCCCCACAAGATCCACTATGCAGCTTCGAGTCTGATCCCTCCTGAAGCTATTGAGTGGAGCCTGAAAGCCATCCG CCCATACCACGCCTTGCTACTACTCAGTGATGAGAAGTCTCTGCTGAGTGAGCTTCCCATTGACTGCTCTCCAGCCCTGGTGCGGGTGATCAAGACCACATCTGCAGTGAAGAACCTGCAGCAGCTAGCCCAGGATGCTGATCTGGCCTTGCTGCAG GTCTTCCAGCTGGCAGCTCACCTGGTATACTGGGGAAAGGCTGTCATCATCTATCCACTGTGTGAGAACAACGTCTATGTCCTGTCTCCCAATgccagtgtgtgtct GTACTCCCCACTGGCCGAGCAGTTTTCCCGCCAGTTCCCGTCCCATGACCTGCCTTCCGTCCTGGCCAAGTTTTCCTTGCCTGTTTCTTTATCAGAATTCAGGAGCCCTCTGGCCCCCCCTGCACAGGAG ACCCAGCTGATCCAGATGGTGGTGTGGATGCTGCAGCGCCGGCTCCTCATCCAACTGCACACTTACGTTTGCCTAATGGCCTCACCCAGTGAAGAGGAGCCCCGACTGCGAGAGGATGATGTCCCCTTCACAGCCCGAGTTGGTGGCCGCAGCCTCAGCACGCCCAATGCCTTGAGCTTTGGCTCCCCAA CCAGCAGTGATGACATGACCCTTACCAGCCCCAGTATGGACAACTCCAGTGCAGAGCTGCTCCCCAGTGGAGACTCACCACTGAACAAGAGGATGACAGAGAACCTGCTGGCCAGCCTCTCAGAGCATGAGCGAGCTGCCATCCTCAGTGTGCCTGCAGCCCAGAACCCTGAGGACCTCCGCATGTTTGCCAG GCTCCTCCACTACTTCCGTGGCCGCCACCATCTGGAGGAGATCATGTACAACGAGAACACACGGCGCTCCCAGCTGCTCATGCTCTTTGACAAATTCCGCAGTGTGCTGGTGGTGACCACCCATGAGGACCCCGTCATTGCTGTCTTCCAGGCCCTGCTCACATGA